The genome window ATTCtatatattttccaataattttatcCGAAGCTGGATGTGAAGTTTCTACAGTACCTCCGTGGCATAATACTACAATGGAAGCAAAAAGAGCGACAATTAGGATCGTCATTTTAGTGGAGAATGATGAATTGACCCGGCTCTTTGGGGGTTGGAGGATTCATTTTCCCCTTCAACAGGTGCTCAAATAATTAAAGAGAATAGAACCGACGATATATGGGTCAAATGTTTATACAGTTGTGCTACTAAACGTATTGTTACACGCGTTATTAATAATTAGAATTAGAATTATATCGTTTTGTACGGATTGAGAATCCCATTTGGGTCGAAAATGTTCTTGAGCTTCTTTGTCAAAAGTCGTTCTTCAGGATCTTTTCCGAATGTGGAGTACGGTAGCTTCAGTTGACCGATTCCATGTTCAGCTGAAATTGACCCGCCGTGATCGACAACCCATTCGTAGAGGAAGGGATAGAGcctggaatttgaaattattaatagaattaaaattttataaaaaagaaaaatctcgaaacttacaatttttcaagttcttcATTGTGTTTTTCAGATGTAATATTTAAATGAGTGTTTCCATCTCCCAAATGTCCATAAGTGACAATTCTTTTAGCCAAAGAACCACATCGTTCCTTCATCACATTCGTCAATtcataataattttccaatggTAAAGAAACATCATGCTTATAGACATATCCATCTCTGGTAACCGCCAATGGTGCACTTTCTCTCAATTGCCACATCTTCGTAGCTTCTGCAGAAGATCCAGCGAGCACTCCGTCGataatcagattttttgagagGCATTCATCCAAAAATGCGCTCATTTTCTCCATATCGTGATCTTCATTGGATCCTGATGTTTCGACAAGGATCGAGAATGGGGTTGGAGCATTCAGTACTGGGTGCAATCCTAGATTCGTTTTCAAACATTCCATCGTAGCATCGTCGAGAAGTTCGAAGGAGGAAAGGATTTCAGTGAGGCTGGATTTTGCAAGCTTCAGTACTTCgcagcattttttgaaggattcgatgcctgaaaaaaattagaaattgaaaaatttgaacccaTTATATAAATATTCAACCTACCAAGCATCGCACTTTGTACACTTTTCGGTTTAGGAACCGCAGTCATTGTGACGCTTGTGATAACACCCAACTGCCCTTCACTTCCCAAGAATAGGTGTGGAGTGTGCAAAGTTGTGTTGTCCTTCCGAATGCTTGATCCCAAATGTAGAACAGTTCCATGTTCATCGGGAAGAACCACCGTGAGCCCGAGAAGATGTGCGTGAAGACTTCCGTATCGAATCAACCGAATCCCTCCTGCACACGTGGCAATATTTCCTCCAATCTGACAGGATCCTTTGGCTCCGAGATCAAAAGGCATCATATATCCGAGTTTTGCAAGTTTGTTGTCCAAGTCTTCCAGAATAAAACCAGAATCACACTTGAGAATTCCCATTGTGTCGTCGAAAGAGAATTGCTTGTTGATTTTATTCATTGATATAACAACTTCATCATGTACTGGAATTGATCCACCAACGAGTCCTGTATTCCCTCCTTGTGGGACTACTGCCAATTTGTTCTTGGAGCAATACGCCAATATTGCAGAAACCTCTTCGGTGCTCTTCGGGTAGAGGACGACACTGCCAGGACctggaaattaaaacatttaatatttaaagtacctatttaatattaaataaacCTAATCTTAAAATACAAATACCTTTAAATTGGCCTGTCCAATCTGTAGTATGATTTGTAATATCGTCCTTCTTCACTGCATCTTGCCcgagaaaattctcaaatgcCATTAAATCCGACTGCATCACTTTTGCAAATCCTTCATGTCTGGCGGCAAGAACTGCTGCGTAGCTTCTAGTTGGTCTTCTGATTCGTGGcaagattttcagaaacatctgaattcagaaacttttcaaaaaataacttgaaacttcaaaagaaATAGTAGGAGACAAAGCTCGGCTAGGtgaccgatttgccgaaaacaaTAAGAAAACAAACGGCTGGGCAGTGATAAGAAAAAGAGACAGAAGAGATACAAATGATCATAGTTCATTTTATGTACTGTTAACAGAAGTGTGTAATTAAAATCATTCGTAATCCTCCAAAACTCCGTCCATATGCTCgttttgtactttttgattGAACCGTCTCTTCGCGGCTTTTCTTTTCAGTGGAGCCTGCATTCGAACCTTCGGCGTCAGATCCTtcatcgcgtcgagacccttCTTCTGGAGATattcttcgattttcttcTCATCCAAATGATCCACAGACACGTGTCTCCACAAGGCTTTGAAATCGTCTTCGAGCTCTGGGAATGTGAATTCTTTGTCATTGTAGAAGACGACTCGATCCTTTTTCTTATTGACTTGTGTCGGAACAACGATCACTTCAGAGGATACttgctggaaaaatttaatttaatatttcacaaaattgctccttttttatactttgattttttcagtttgacaaatttaaaaattctgatttttaatcaaaattaacCCTAAATAccctagtttttgaaaagttataatGAGAATATTCTgccttcaaaaatgtttttcctttgaaaattttttaaggaaaaaggTTTTATGCTGGAAaagtgtaataatttttttttactttattaaatatattttttcaaaccttttttttatcgatttcaatgtttttttgtggaatattTAACTTATGGGAtcgaaaatgatcaaaattattcgtgtaaaaattgaaaaataacgttaatttgttcaaaagtctgaaaataaagtaatttctgaattttattttataaattttcaacacattttatcttttttgtgaatttatatatttaattttcaatttatttcaatttgaaaatcaaaaaaaaacacattgttGAATACTCAGAAATTCTAAAAGATCTAATTCATCacaaactcaaattttaattactaCGAAAAATAAGCCgctgataattttaaaatcaattttactaatttttagctgaaatttttgaaaaataaaaactttatttttgttataaattattcaaattcccACCTGCAGTAGTGCATCATAATTAGCCACACACTCAGCCAAATCCGACACAAGAATTCCACCTTTTCCGTCCTGATAATGTTTCCTCGCGACAGCTACCAACGAAGTTTTTCCTTTAATTTTGTAAGGTGGTCGAAATGCGAATTTTTCGGATTCCATTATCAGTCGAGGATTGTTTGGTAATGCTTCTTGAAGGAAAGCAAGACTTCTTTTTGaaagatcaaaaatttgaagttcatCGAGAATTTCTTGAAGTGTCAACGGCCATTGTTGATTGTTTAGGTGGCGTTTCTGCAATTAACTGTttttaactcgaaaatttcgctttaaaatataaataccTTCATATAATCCACAATTTTCGCCATTGTACTGAAATTTGTGGCATTTGATAACGCATTGGCGTTGCTCACGGAATTATTGAAATCTGGGACTGAAAATTCCGTTTTCAGAAACTAATATTACATTTTAACAACTAACGTTTCGACAAATTTTGAGCCGGTCCAGagcttttcttctttttcgctTTTGCTGCTTCTGAAGAGTATGTTGTGTGTGAATTTGGTGCTGTTGtcttaaaaaatcgataaattcaatatttttttaatttttaaagttctcaCAGGCTTATTCTGAACAGCCATCGTTGTTGCAGCATGCTTCTGGAAAGCAGTTCGCTGCCTTAACAATTCCGGATCCATTTTTGCTTAAACGAAAACCTTTCGAAACAATGAAGAGTACTCTCTTAAGAGTGAAAATCGATGATGGAAGAGGTTTTTCAAGGCCAGTGGCCGGCAAATAATGGTGGCAGGGGGCTGAACCCTGTAGTAAACAATAAAGTGAATTAGTTTTCGCTGATTTTATCAGAATGAGAAAGATGGAACAAGGAGTGAAAGGAgctttaaatttgaacaattaaaattaaaattaaagtgaaagtaaaagtaaaagaaaacaaaaacaaaactaattCTACAGTTGGaagctattttcaaaattttctagacaGATAAAACATGATTTATTCCAGCTGCTCCTCTTCTTCTAGTGGATCATTGACGAGTTCAGCAGCTAGGTCATTTGGAAGCTGGAAGCCTATTTGGTGAAGAACCACTGTGTTTGATATATCCGTCAACAGGCGAGCCATTGAGAGCTGACCGTCGAGCTCTTCGCGGATCTTTTCAGAACACTCGGTTGTGTTTGTCGCGTTCTTTACCATTTCCTTCAACCGTGAACTTTGAACGTTCCAAATCTTTTCGAGAAAAGCTTTGTAGCAACCGTctgtaataataataatattcgTTATTTCTCGCACCGAAAAGATGACAGAACGCCGCTCACCGTAATGACCATCGAGTTGCGCAAGATGATTGAATGCGTGGTGCAGTGGTTCGGCGAGAAACGTGGCAGGTGCAGCCGACCAACGATAAAGATGGTTGCGTACGAGACACACCATCTCCGCGGCTTCATTCTGGAGAGTTTCATAGTCGTCGCGGCGAGGATCGAGACAGGTGACAAGATATTCGCTGAGCAATCCTGAAGAATCAATGGC of Caenorhabditis elegans chromosome II contains these proteins:
- the dhgd-1 gene encoding D-2-hydroxyglutarate dehydrogenase, mitochondrial (Confirmed by transcript evidence), which translates into the protein MFLKILPRIRRPTRSYAAVLAARHEGFAKVMQSDLMAFENFLGQDAVKKDDITNHTTDWTGQFKGPGSVVLYPKSTEEVSAILAYCSKNKLAVVPQGGNTGLVGGSIPVHDEVVISMNKINKQFSFDDTMGILKCDSGFILEDLDNKLAKLGYMMPFDLGAKGSCQIGGNIATCAGGIRLIRYGSLHAHLLGLTVVLPDEHGTVLHLGSSIRKDNTTLHTPHLFLGSEGQLGVITSVTMTAVPKPKSVQSAMLGIESFKKCCEVLKLAKSSLTEILSSFELLDDATMECLKTNLGLHPVLNAPTPFSILVETSGSNEDHDMEKMSAFLDECLSKNLIIDGVLAGSSAEATKMWQLRESAPLAVTRDGYVYKHDVSLPLENYYELTNVMKERCGSLAKRIVTYGHLGDGNTHLNITSEKHNEELEKLLYPFLYEWVVDHGGSISAEHGIGQLKLPYSTFGKDPEERLLTKKLKNIFDPNGILNPYKTI
- the gtf-2E2 gene encoding Transcription initiation factor IIE subunit beta (Confirmed by transcript evidence); this translates as MDPELLRQRTAFQKHAATTMAVQNKPTTAPNSHTTYSSEAAKAKKKKSSGPAQNLSKLPDFNNSVSNANALSNATNFSTMAKIVDYMKKRHLNNQQWPLTLQEILDELQIFDLSKRSLAFLQEALPNNPRLIMESEKFAFRPPYKIKGKTSLVAVARKHYQDGKGGILVSDLAECVANYDALLQQVSSEVIVVPTQVNKKKDRVVFYNDKEFTFPELEDDFKALWRHVSVDHLDEKKIEEYLQKKGLDAMKDLTPKVRMQAPLKRKAAKRRFNQKVQNEHMDGVLEDYE